The proteins below are encoded in one region of Aquisphaera giovannonii:
- a CDS encoding serine/threonine-protein kinase, translating to MADDAELQLLFGLLALQNGLIDRKQLRAAFRDWAKDGARPLADHLTGPGGIDADHRSLLEALLEFQLRRHDQDPGRCLAALDVSRSTREDLSRLRIPAIDATLSIVGSRTAPDDLATQSVAGSVGVATSRGQRFRVIRPHARGGLGAVFVALDSELNREVALKQILDDYADDPTSRARFLVEAEITGGLEHPGIVPVYGLGTYADGRPFYAMRFVQGDSLKEAIAAFHADEPRRRDPGRHSLELRKLLRRFIDVCNAIDYAHSRGVLHRDIKPGNVIVGRHGETLVVDWGLAKPIGRGPDGEGTGEECLVPSSASGSAETLPGSVVGTPAFMGPEQASGDLDRLGPASDVFGLGATLFCLLTGRPPIEGDSVAAMLRAARAAEFPAPRRIDPAIDRALEAVCLKAMAARPEDRYPTPRALAEDVERWMADSPVTAYREPAWQAARRWARRHRTAVAAGVAALLVSFAATAAVLAVQTKANNDLRVANSNLDAANRRERERFALAMGAIRLFHGEVSADLLLKEKQFDALRNKLLRGAAEFYGKIGRLLESQPDRSSRASLAGAYEELGDLTERIGDKPEALALLERAVEIRRELAAGPVAGLEGRVDLANSLVAVGKLREVTGDPTGAKSAFEEACSLAGYAGPSRPDSERRLAVDAVSQSALGWVLLRTGDPTAALARYRRALEDWRDLDRAHPGNDEYQSGRATSHDNIANALVEAGKHVEALAEYRESLAIRRELARTHPDAARFQSEVAHNFTGIGLLLSRFGKSDEELASYEQALAIERKLSDAYPAVTRFRSDVAWSLNNIAAVYNETGRQAEALETHRKALEIRRGLVSSHPRDTNFQRELASSHHNIGNVLSDTGRLDEAIVSYGEAANILERLVADNPAITQFRQALASTFHSLGGRHSELGGNAASLAALDRAVSLRRELAGAHPDVIEFRADLANSLNDLAGLLQRTGHTSRALKNYREARVIWDGLARSDPSVAWYRDGLSLVLINSGALLAAIGREPQALADLQEADRTYDALLKADPDNLELRSRFAWSRGELGTRLMLAGRDREAAPLLAMAMELKEAILKQQPDKPLDRYGLAAACRPLALLHERAGEIDACRRLLERGLAVGGRLASEAPRNPDYQELAASLETDLGRLALAGDRPEGLRLLRSALDRLDGLAEPSPECWYLKARVHSQMGKAAEEKPIGFTAMPDDECFAQLEAAIAWLRRAFMAGHRDRRRVASDRALDPVRNRPDFRLLALGLAFPEEPFAPDG from the coding sequence ATGGCCGACGACGCCGAGCTCCAACTGCTCTTCGGCTTGCTCGCCCTCCAGAACGGACTGATCGACCGGAAGCAGCTCCGGGCCGCCTTCCGCGACTGGGCGAAGGACGGCGCCCGGCCGCTCGCCGACCATCTCACCGGGCCCGGGGGGATCGATGCCGACCACCGGTCGCTCTTGGAAGCCCTGCTCGAATTCCAGCTCCGGAGGCATGACCAGGACCCCGGGAGATGCCTGGCCGCACTGGACGTCAGCCGATCGACTCGCGAGGATCTGAGCCGGCTGCGCATCCCGGCGATTGACGCCACGCTCAGCATCGTCGGGAGCAGGACGGCCCCGGACGATCTCGCCACGCAGTCGGTCGCCGGGTCGGTCGGGGTCGCCACCTCCCGCGGCCAGCGATTCCGGGTCATCCGGCCCCATGCGAGGGGGGGGCTGGGGGCGGTGTTCGTGGCCCTCGATTCCGAGCTGAACCGGGAAGTCGCGCTCAAGCAGATCCTCGACGATTACGCGGACGACCCGACCAGCCGAGCGCGGTTCCTCGTCGAGGCCGAGATCACCGGAGGGCTCGAACATCCGGGGATCGTGCCGGTCTACGGCCTGGGGACCTACGCGGACGGCCGGCCGTTCTACGCCATGCGGTTCGTGCAGGGTGACAGCCTCAAGGAGGCGATCGCCGCATTCCATGCCGACGAGCCCCGCCGGCGTGATCCGGGCCGGCACTCCCTGGAGCTGCGCAAGCTCCTGAGGCGGTTCATCGACGTATGCAACGCGATCGACTACGCGCACAGTCGGGGGGTCCTGCATCGCGACATCAAGCCGGGCAACGTGATCGTGGGCCGGCACGGCGAGACCCTCGTGGTCGACTGGGGACTGGCCAAGCCGATCGGCCGCGGCCCGGATGGGGAGGGGACCGGCGAGGAGTGCCTGGTGCCTTCGTCGGCCAGCGGGAGCGCCGAGACGCTCCCCGGCTCGGTCGTCGGCACTCCGGCCTTCATGGGCCCCGAGCAGGCCTCCGGCGACCTCGACCGACTGGGCCCGGCGTCCGACGTCTTCGGCCTCGGCGCGACCCTCTTCTGCCTGCTGACGGGCCGCCCGCCGATCGAGGGGGACAGCGTCGCCGCGATGCTCCGCGCCGCCCGGGCGGCCGAATTCCCGGCGCCCCGGCGGATCGACCCGGCCATCGACCGCGCTCTCGAGGCCGTCTGCCTGAAGGCGATGGCGGCTCGGCCCGAGGACCGCTACCCCACGCCGAGGGCACTGGCTGAGGACGTGGAGCGGTGGATGGCGGACTCGCCGGTGACGGCCTATCGCGAGCCGGCCTGGCAGGCCGCCCGGCGATGGGCACGCCGGCATCGCACCGCGGTTGCCGCCGGGGTCGCCGCCCTGCTGGTCTCCTTCGCAGCGACCGCGGCCGTCCTTGCAGTCCAGACCAAGGCCAATAACGACTTGCGGGTCGCCAACTCGAACCTGGATGCCGCGAACAGGCGCGAGCGGGAACGGTTCGCGTTGGCGATGGGGGCGATCCGCCTTTTCCATGGAGAGGTGAGCGCGGACCTGCTTCTCAAGGAGAAGCAATTCGATGCGTTGCGGAACAAGCTGCTCCGTGGCGCGGCCGAATTCTATGGCAAGATCGGGAGGCTGCTGGAGAGCCAGCCCGACCGGTCCTCGCGTGCGTCGCTCGCCGGCGCTTATGAGGAGTTGGGAGACCTCACCGAGCGGATCGGCGACAAGCCGGAGGCGCTCGCGTTGCTCGAGCGGGCCGTGGAGATCCGCCGCGAGCTGGCGGCCGGACCGGTGGCTGGCCTCGAGGGCCGGGTCGACCTGGCGAACTCGCTCGTCGCCGTCGGCAAGCTCCGAGAAGTCACGGGGGATCCGACCGGGGCGAAGTCCGCGTTCGAGGAAGCCTGCTCGCTGGCGGGGTACGCCGGCCCAAGCCGGCCCGACTCGGAGCGGCGTCTCGCCGTCGACGCCGTCAGCCAGAGTGCCCTGGGCTGGGTGCTCCTGCGGACCGGCGATCCGACTGCGGCCCTGGCGAGGTATCGTAGGGCACTGGAGGACTGGAGGGACCTGGATCGTGCCCATCCCGGGAACGACGAGTATCAGAGCGGCCGAGCGACCAGCCACGACAACATCGCCAACGCTCTCGTCGAGGCCGGCAAGCACGTCGAAGCCCTCGCGGAATATCGCGAATCGCTGGCGATCCGGCGAGAGCTGGCTCGGACGCATCCCGACGCCGCCAGGTTCCAGTCCGAGGTGGCCCATAACTTCACCGGCATCGGCCTCCTGCTCTCCAGATTCGGCAAGTCGGACGAGGAGCTAGCGTCCTACGAGCAGGCGCTCGCCATAGAGCGGAAGCTCTCCGACGCGTATCCCGCCGTCACGCGATTCCGCAGCGACGTGGCCTGGAGCCTGAACAACATCGCGGCCGTCTACAACGAGACCGGACGACAGGCCGAGGCGCTCGAGACGCACCGTAAGGCCCTGGAGATACGACGCGGGCTCGTCTCCTCCCATCCCCGGGACACGAACTTCCAGCGCGAGCTGGCGTCGAGCCACCACAATATCGGCAACGTCCTGTCGGACACCGGCAGGCTGGACGAGGCGATCGTGTCCTACGGCGAGGCGGCGAATATCCTCGAACGACTCGTCGCCGATAACCCGGCGATCACGCAGTTCCGGCAGGCTCTGGCTTCGACCTTCCACTCCCTCGGCGGCCGCCATTCCGAGCTCGGCGGCAACGCGGCCTCCCTCGCCGCCTTGGATCGGGCCGTTTCGCTGCGTCGCGAGCTGGCGGGCGCACACCCGGACGTGATCGAGTTCCGGGCCGACCTGGCCAATAGCCTGAACGACCTGGCGGGGCTGCTGCAGCGAACCGGCCATACCTCCCGCGCCCTGAAGAATTACCGCGAAGCACGCGTAATCTGGGATGGGCTCGCGCGATCCGATCCCTCCGTCGCCTGGTATCGCGACGGCCTCTCTCTGGTCCTGATCAATTCCGGCGCCCTGCTCGCCGCGATCGGCCGCGAGCCCCAAGCCCTGGCGGACCTGCAGGAAGCCGACCGGACCTACGACGCCCTCTTGAAAGCCGACCCCGACAACCTGGAGCTCCGATCGCGGTTCGCCTGGTCTCGCGGCGAACTCGGCACCCGACTCATGCTGGCAGGCCGCGACCGCGAAGCCGCCCCGTTGCTCGCGATGGCGATGGAACTGAAGGAGGCGATCCTCAAGCAGCAGCCGGATAAGCCACTGGACCGCTATGGGCTCGCCGCCGCGTGCCGTCCGCTCGCCCTGCTGCACGAGAGGGCGGGCGAGATCGACGCATGCCGGCGACTGCTCGAGCGGGGCCTGGCAGTCGGAGGGCGCCTGGCATCCGAAGCGCCGAGGAACCCGGATTATCAGGAGCTCGCGGCGAGCCTGGAGACCGACCTCGGCCGGCTCGCACTCGCCGGCGACCGCCCCGAGGGCCTGCGATTGCTCCGATCGGCCCTCGATCGGCTCGACGGCCTCGCCGAACCGAGCCCCGAGTGCTGGTACCTGAAAGCTCGAGTGCATTCCCAGATGGGAAAGGCGGCGGAGGAGAAGCCGATCGGTTTCACGGCCATGCCTGACGATGAATGTTTCGCACAGCTCGAAGCCGCCATCGCATGGCTTCGCCGCGCCTTCATGGCGGGCCATCGGGACCGGAGGCGTGTCGCGTCGGATCGGGCACTCGACCCCGTCCGAAATCGACCGGATTTCCGCCTGCTGGCGCTCGGTCTCGCCTTCCCGGAAGAGCCATTCGCTCCGGATGGCTGA